A window from Leguminivora glycinivorella isolate SPB_JAAS2020 chromosome 16, LegGlyc_1.1, whole genome shotgun sequence encodes these proteins:
- the LOC125234770 gene encoding protein lethal(2)essential for life-like, producing the protein MSMVPMMFRDWWDDWERPSRLFDQHFGMGLRRDDLLSSLSTLPSSSLFRNSYFRPWRTNLMRQESASTINLTKDKFEVILDVQQFAPEEITVKANNNSVLVEGKHEEKQDEHGYISRQFTRRYILPTGYEVSDLVSTLSSDGVLTITAPKRPLPSAGERIVPITKTGPAKQPEPPKQEQYQPREQTVPIVTSP; encoded by the exons ATGTCGATGGTCCCAATGATGTTTCGCGATTGGTGGGACGACTGGGAGCGCCCCTCCCGGCTGTTCGACCAACATTTCGGCATGGGCTTGCGCCGCGATGACCTGCTGTCGTCTCTGTCTACCCTGCCCTCCTCTTCCCTCTTCAGGAACTCATACTTCAGGCCATGGAGGACAAACCTGATGAGGCAGGAGTCTGCCTCCACTATCAACCTTACAAAGGATAAGTTCGAG GTCATCCTCGACGTCCAACAATTCGCGCCCGAAGAGATCACAGTCAAGGCCAACAACAACTCAGTTTTAGTCGAAGGCAAGCACGAAGAAAAGCAGGACGAACACGGCTACATCTCCCGCCAGTTCACCCGCCGCTACATCCTCCCCACCGGCTACGAGGTCTCTGACCTTGTCAGCACCCTCTCCTCCGATGGAGTTCTCACCATCACGGCCCCCAAGCGCCCCCTACCGTCTGCTGGAGAAAGGATCGTCCCTATCACGAAGACCGGCCCTGCGAAGCAACCTGAGCCACCCAAGCAGGAGCAGTATCAGCCCCGCGAACAGACCGTACCCATCGTTACATCTCCCTAA